The nucleotide window GCACCAAAGAGCTGGATCTGCACGGTGTATTTATCGCTATTGGCCACAAGCCAAACACCGATTTGTTTGCCGAGCAATTGGATATGAAAGATGGTTACCTGACGGTGCAAAGTGGCACTGAGGGCAACGCCACCCAAACCTCCATCGACGGTGTATTTGCCGCTGGCGATGTGGCGGATCATATTTATCGCCAGGCAGTAACTTCCGCCGGCTCCGGCTGTATGGCGGCACTGGATGCGGAGAAATTTCTTTCCTCCTGAGTCCGGTAGTACGGATGAATCTAACCTTACTGGACAGCGAGCAGCCTCAGTTTCCACCCTCTGAGCAAGCTTTAACCGAACCCAACGGCTTGTTAGCGGTTGGCGGCAATCTGGAGGTAGAAACTCTGGTTGCCGCCTATCGCCAAGGTATTTTCCCCTGGTACAGCGATGGTGACCCGTTGCTTTGGTGGTGCCCTGACCCGCGCACCGTCCTTTTTCCAAATCAGTTTTACGCGTCTAAAAGCCTGATCAAACTGTACCGCCAACAACGCTATCAGGTAACCTTTAATCAAGCGTTTCCAGAAGTGATCAAACACTGTCAAACCGTGCCTCGAAAAGAAGATGGCACCTGGATTGATCAACAAATGCATGCAGCTTACTGCAGCCTGCATCAAGCTGGACACGCACATTCCGTTGAAGTCTGGGATCGTGAAACTCTGGTTGGGGGCTTGTATGGGGTTGCTGTTGGCGGTGCTTTTTGTGGTGAATCCATGTTCAGTTTGGTGAGCAATGCATCAAAGCTGGCCGCCCTCAGTTTGGTGCGCGAGCTGGAAGGGTTGTGTTTAATTGATTGCCAAATACCCAACCCCCACTTGAGTACCCTGGGAGCCGTGGATATATCGCGTAAAGAATTTTTACAGCTGCTCGAAAAATACGGAAACCAACGCTTGAAGTGGCCGTCTTAATGATTGTCTAAAAAGTGGATTGTTAAGCCACAACACAGCTACACTGATGGTGTAGCAAATTGAGGGTAATGTATGTCGCGGGATATATCGCCAGATGTTTCGACCATACGGCTGTTCTTGACCGAACCCCATCCATGCAGTTACCTGAAAAATCGCAGCGCCACCACCGCCTTTGTTGACCCTTCCCTGCCACTGAACGCCCCCATTTACGATCGTTTGACGGACAGCGGTTTTCGCCGCAGTGGCAAATATTTATATATTCCCCACTGTCAAAGTTGCAGCGCCTGCCAGCCCTCGCGCATTCCGGTAGCTGCTTTTAAACCCAGTCGGCAGCAGCGTCGCTGTTTACGCAAAAATGCCGACTTGCAGGTGTCTCTTAAAGCCAGTGTGGATAATAACGAGCACTTTGTGCTTTACAGTCGCTACATCTGTGAACGCCATGCAGATGGAGATATGTACCCCCCTACTCGCAGTCAGTACGACGATTTTATTGGCTCGCCATTCGAATTCACCCGCTATCTGGAATTTCGTAAAAACGGGCAATTGCTTGCTTGCAGTGTAGTGGATGTACTGGATCGCGGCATTTCTGCCATTTACACCTATTTTGACCCTGCCGAAGATGGAAGAAGTCTGGGTACCATGGCCATTCTGAGCGCGCTGGATCAGGCCCGACAGCTCAACTTGTCTTATGTTTACCTGGGTTACTGGATCGAAAGCTGCGCCAAAATGCGCTACAAAACCCGCTTTAAGCCCATTGATATTCTGATTGATGGCAATTGGCAGGAATATGAGGATAAAAGGCCGAAAAGAGGTGGCTAAGCGATGGGTTTTCAGGCAGAATTGCCGCCTTCAAAATCGAAGCGCCTATTGAAACGTATTGGAGTGCATTGCGAGTATGGCAAAAGAAGACGTCATCGAACTGGAAGGGGAAATCATTGATACCCTGCCAAACACCACTTTCCGGGTTAAGCTGGAGAACGGCCATGTGGTCATCGCCCACATTTCCGGAAAAATGCGCAAGCACTACATTCGTATCCTTACCGGTGACAAGGTCAAGGTTGAGTTGACGCCTTACGATCTCAGCAAAGGTCGGATTACCTACCGAGCTCGCTAATAGTCAGAAATTTTAAGAAGGCCAGCATGTTTCCATGCTGGCCTTTTTGTATGTGCCTGCTTTTCATGGGCACTTGAATGGGTGTGAGCTGTTAACTGGGCTCGGGCACTTTTTCTTCGGCTGCGCCGGAGATGCTGAAGCAAAGCTCGTCTTCTTCCACCGATACCTGTACCGTGCCACCCTTGTCTGCCAGGTTGCCAAACAGTACTTCCTCGGCCAGAGGCTTCTTGAGCTTTTCCTGAATCAGGCGTGCCATCGGCCGCGCTCCCATGCGCTCGTCATAGCCATTTTCTGCCAGCCACAACACCACCTCTTGCTCCACATCAAGCACCACTTTTTTGTCGTCCAATTGGGCCTGGAGTTCGGTCAAGAATTTATCCACAACGACTTTGACAACATCCAGTTGCAGTGCCTGGAATTGGATAATGCTGTCCAGACGGTTGCGAAATTCCGGGGTAAACGCTTTTTTGATCACCTCCATACCGTCGGTGCTGTGATCCTGATTGGTAAAGCCAATGGACGACCGGCTCATTTCTTCGGCGCCGGCATTGGTGGTCATAATCAGAATCACATTGCGGAAGTCCGCTTTGCGGCCGTTGTTGTCGGTCAGCGTGCCGTGATCCATCACCTGCAGCAGAATATTGAACACATCTGGATGAGCTTTTTCGATTTCGTCCAGCAGAACCACCGAGTGTGGGTGCTTGGTGACCGCGTCTGTCAGCAAACCGCCTTGATCGAAACCTACATAACCAGGAGGTGCGCCAATCAGCCGGGATACCGTATGGCGCTCCATGTACTCTGACATGTCGAAACGGATTAATTCGATGCCCATCACTTCGGCCAGCTGTTTACTGACTTCAGTTTTACCGACACCGGTTGGGCCGGCAAACAGAAATGAACCGATGGGTTTGTCGCCATCACGAAGCCCCGCCCGAGACAGTTTGATGGATGTAGACAGCGCGTCGATGGCTGGGTCTTGGCCAAATACCACCAGTTTCAGCTGCTCTGACAAACTGCGCAGGCGCTCTTTGTCGCTGGCGGTGACACTCTTCGCCGGAATACGGGCAATTTTCGCCACGATGCGTTCCACATCCGCAACCCCTACTGCTTTTTTGCGCTTATTGACCGGTTGCAGGCGTTGGTAAGCACCGGCTTCATCGATCACATCAATAGCTTTATCTGGCAAAAAGCGGTCGGTGATGTGTCGTGCTGACAACTCCGCCGCCGTGCGCAGTGCACCCTGGGTAAAGCGCAGATTGTGATGTTCTTCAAAGCGCCCCTTCAAGCCTTTGAGAATTTCAAAAGTCTCTTCAACCGTCGGTTCGGGCACATCAATTTTTTGGAAACGTCGAGCCAGAGCGCGATCTTTTTCAAAAATACCGCGGTATTCCTGGAATGTGGTGGAGCCGATGCAGCGGATTTTTCCGGAGCTCAGCAATGGCTTGAGCAAATTGGAGGCATCCAGAACGCCACCAGAGGCGGCACCGGCGCCAATAATGGTGTGAATTTCGTCAATAAAGAGCACCGAGTGAGGCATTTTGTCCAGCTCAGCCAGAACCCCTTTGAAGCGCTTTTCAAAATCGCCACGGTATTTAGTGCCGGCCAGCAGTGCACCAAGATCCAGAGAGTAAACCGTACTTTCTTCCAGAACTTCCGGCACTTTGCCTTCAACGATATGCTTGGCCAAGCCTTCCGCAATGGCAGTTTTGCCGACACCGGATTCACCGACCAATAGCGGGTTGTTCTTGCGGCGGCGTGCCAGTATCTGACAGACCCGCTCCACCTCAAAGTCGCGCCCCACCAATGGGTCAATCTTGCCCAGCTCGGCTTCACGGTTCAGGTTGGTGGCAAACTGCTCCAGCAGGCTTTTGCCGGGAGCTTCACTTTCACCACTGTCTTCGCCACTTTGAGGATCTTCATCGTTGTGAGGTTGAGGCTGCTCTGCCACTTTGGAAATGCCGTGCGAGATGTAATTGACCACATCCACACGGGCAATGTTTTGTAAGCGCAGAAAATAAACGGCTTGGCTTTCCTGCTCGCTGAAGATAGCCACCAATACGTTTTCACCTTTGACCTCTTTTTTACCAGAGGACTGAACATGAAAGACCGCTCGTTGCAATACCCGTTGAAAGCCAAGAGTTGGCTGGGTGTCGCGCTCGGCATCGGCGACGGGAATTAAAGGGGTGGTGGACTCGATAAATTCATCCAGGTCACGACGCAAGTCGTTGAGCTCGGCCCCACAGGCTTTAAGCACCGTGGCGGCAGATTCGTTATCTAGCAGTGCCAATAGCAGGTGCTCGACAGTCATAAATTCATGACGTCTGGAGCTGGCACCTTTAAACGCCAGGTTCAGGGTTACTTCCAGGTCTCGACTCAACATAACCAAGCCTCCGTAAAAAAGGGCGCAATATAAAAACAGCCATTACACCAAAGGGCGTTAGTCGCGATCATCATCCCCCTCTGAGGGTTCTACTTCGCACAAGAGCGGGTGATCGCACTCTCTAGCATATTGATTCACTTGATTGGCTTTAGTTTCCGCAATATCGCGGGTATATAAACCGCAAACTGCTTTACCTTCGGTGTGCACCCGCAGCATTACCCGGGTGGCTTGCTCGCGGTTCATACCAAAGTAACTTTCCAATACTTCTACCACAAACTCCATAGGAGTAAAGTCATCATTGAGCATGACAACCCGATACATAGGGGGTTTGCGCAGCCTTGGGCGGACTTTTTCGACAACTGCATGGCTGCCCAGTCCGGTACCGTGCTCTTTGTCCTCGTCGGAGGCTTTTACGACTAACCTTGTTTTACTCATTGCCACTTGTACAGCGATTCTCGATATAAAAAATATTTACACCCGTTAACGGTAGTTTAACTCTAAATTATCACTTTTAAAGCGAATTTCACGCTTTTTTCCACCTTGACTTGGTGGTCAAATCCCTATAAAAGTTAGCACTGTATGTTTTTTATACAAACAAGCAGCACAAAAGCCAACAAAATCAATTACAACGCTGCTCTCACAACAGGTCCAAAGGGGGGATGACTGTTATGCCCATGGGAACCGTCAAGTGGTTTAACAACGCGAAAGGCTACGGCTTTATTCTGCCTGAAGATGGCGAAGGCGATATCTTTGCCCACTACTCAGCCATTGAGATGGAAGGCTACAAAACACTTAAGGCAGGCCAGCG belongs to bacterium SCSIO 12696 and includes:
- the aat gene encoding leucyl/phenylalanyl-tRNA--protein transferase, whose protein sequence is MNLTLLDSEQPQFPPSEQALTEPNGLLAVGGNLEVETLVAAYRQGIFPWYSDGDPLLWWCPDPRTVLFPNQFYASKSLIKLYRQQRYQVTFNQAFPEVIKHCQTVPRKEDGTWIDQQMHAAYCSLHQAGHAHSVEVWDRETLVGGLYGVAVGGAFCGESMFSLVSNASKLAALSLVRELEGLCLIDCQIPNPHLSTLGAVDISRKEFLQLLEKYGNQRLKWPS
- the clpA gene encoding ATP-dependent Clp protease ATP-binding subunit ClpA; amino-acid sequence: MLSRDLEVTLNLAFKGASSRRHEFMTVEHLLLALLDNESAATVLKACGAELNDLRRDLDEFIESTTPLIPVADAERDTQPTLGFQRVLQRAVFHVQSSGKKEVKGENVLVAIFSEQESQAVYFLRLQNIARVDVVNYISHGISKVAEQPQPHNDEDPQSGEDSGESEAPGKSLLEQFATNLNREAELGKIDPLVGRDFEVERVCQILARRRKNNPLLVGESGVGKTAIAEGLAKHIVEGKVPEVLEESTVYSLDLGALLAGTKYRGDFEKRFKGVLAELDKMPHSVLFIDEIHTIIGAGAASGGVLDASNLLKPLLSSGKIRCIGSTTFQEYRGIFEKDRALARRFQKIDVPEPTVEETFEILKGLKGRFEEHHNLRFTQGALRTAAELSARHITDRFLPDKAIDVIDEAGAYQRLQPVNKRKKAVGVADVERIVAKIARIPAKSVTASDKERLRSLSEQLKLVVFGQDPAIDALSTSIKLSRAGLRDGDKPIGSFLFAGPTGVGKTEVSKQLAEVMGIELIRFDMSEYMERHTVSRLIGAPPGYVGFDQGGLLTDAVTKHPHSVVLLDEIEKAHPDVFNILLQVMDHGTLTDNNGRKADFRNVILIMTTNAGAEEMSRSSIGFTNQDHSTDGMEVIKKAFTPEFRNRLDSIIQFQALQLDVVKVVVDKFLTELQAQLDDKKVVLDVEQEVVLWLAENGYDERMGARPMARLIQEKLKKPLAEEVLFGNLADKGGTVQVSVEEDELCFSISGAAEEKVPEPS
- a CDS encoding arginyltransferase translates to MSRDISPDVSTIRLFLTEPHPCSYLKNRSATTAFVDPSLPLNAPIYDRLTDSGFRRSGKYLYIPHCQSCSACQPSRIPVAAFKPSRQQRRCLRKNADLQVSLKASVDNNEHFVLYSRYICERHADGDMYPPTRSQYDDFIGSPFEFTRYLEFRKNGQLLACSVVDVLDRGISAIYTYFDPAEDGRSLGTMAILSALDQARQLNLSYVYLGYWIESCAKMRYKTRFKPIDILIDGNWQEYEDKRPKRGG
- the infA gene encoding translation initiation factor IF-1, which produces MAKEDVIELEGEIIDTLPNTTFRVKLENGHVVIAHISGKMRKHYIRILTGDKVKVELTPYDLSKGRITYRAR
- the clpS gene encoding ATP-dependent Clp protease adapter ClpS, which codes for MSKTRLVVKASDEDKEHGTGLGSHAVVEKVRPRLRKPPMYRVVMLNDDFTPMEFVVEVLESYFGMNREQATRVMLRVHTEGKAVCGLYTRDIAETKANQVNQYARECDHPLLCEVEPSEGDDDRD
- the cspD gene encoding cold shock domain-containing protein CspD, translated to MPMGTVKWFNNAKGYGFILPEDGEGDIFAHYSAIEMEGYKTLKAGQRVSFDVTEGGKGLHAANIRSADDDGSVLDQPETEYQQI